The nucleotide window TTTGTCCTCCCCCTGATCCTGGCGTATGCCCTCGGCTTCGAGCGGCGGGAGCTGGGAGTTCAGAAGGGCAGGCTTTCCGAGTACAGGTGGGCCCTCTTCCTTTTCATCGCCACAATTCCGCTGAGCCTCTACGGCACGACTATTCCGTCGATGAAGGCGTACTACCCTATATTCAAATACTCGGGACCGCTTGATTTCATCGTCAAGGAGCTGGCCGTTGGAGCCATAATGTTCGCCCACGAGGCGTTTTACAGGGGAATAATACTCTTCCCCCTTGCAAAGAGGAACGAGTGGCTCGGAATTCTGGCACAGGATGTTCCCTACGCCCTCGTCCACTTTGGAAAGCCAGGCATAGAGGTTCCCTATTCGTTCGTGGCGGGGATAGTCTTCGCCAATCTCGACCTTCGGGCCGGGAGCTTTCTCCCCAGCTTCCTCCTTCACTGGCTCGGCTCGGTGCTCTTCGACGTCCTGTGTGTCCTCCTGTAGGTTGGAGGGCGAAATGGCTATTAGGGATGGGTCCCAAGAAACCTTATGCTCGGCGCCGAAGTGTACCTGAAGGGCCGGTACTGGGAGGTTGACCTCCTGCGCGGTATCGGAATAATGATGATGGTGGTCTCAAACTTTGTCACAGACCTCTGGCTCTTTCTCAACTACTCCGGGCACCGTACGTTCTGGTTTTCCTTCGCGATTGCCACCGCCTCGATATTCGTCTTCACATCGGGCCTCTCATTCAGGATAAGCTATTCCCGAGCGGTAAAGAGAAACCCCCAACCCTACCGGAAGTATTTCCGGCGCTTTCTCAAGCTCTTTGGCCTTGGTATGCTCATAACCCTCGTCACCTCAATTCTCCCGGGCGAAATGACGATTCACTTTGGAATCCTCCACTTCCTCGGCGTGGCCACCCTGCTGGCTGTTCCTTTCTATCGCTTTGGTAGGAAGAACGTCTTTTGGGCCTTCTTTTTCCTCTTCGGCCACCTCCTGGTAAGGAACCTCCACGACGGCCTCTGGCTCCTCCCCCTGGGCATCACGCCAGAGAATTACTTCGCCCCCGATTACTTCCCGATTTTCCCCTGGTTTGGGGTGCACCTCCTGGGAATGGCCGCGGGGAGTGTTTTCTACCCTGGAGGAACAAGAAAAATGCACCTTTCCCTGCCGCAGAGTCCCGCGATCCACTTCATAACCTTCGCGGGCAGGCACACCCTGGCAATCTACCTGCTCCACCAGCCGGTTCTCGTGGGCCTGCTGAGGCTTATCCACGGACCTATTTCGGGGCTTCCAATCTAACCGGAAAATTTAAAAGGCTTATTCCAACTTCAAATCGTATGAGAGTGGAAATCAGAGCCGTGCCAGAAGATAACGACCCAAAGGAGTGCATAAAGAAGGTCGCACTGGAGGCCCTCGTGGACGAGGCGACAAGGGACGAGAGCGATTTCGTGGGAAAGCTCTTCTCACCGGGCCTGGGCTACCGGCTTAGGGAATGTGCCAGGCCGAAGGCAGAGGTCGAGTTCTCCCTCGGGAGATGGGCGGTCGCGAATGGCAGGGCCGATTACCTCGGCTTCGTTGAGGGCCTGCTCTGCCTCCTAGCGTGGATCGACGGGAGGTTCAGAGGCGCGCAGGAGATAGCCAACATCACCGGCGTGAAGCTCTCTGGTAGGGTTAGGGGCGGCATGCTCGTTCACGAGTTCGGCACTAGGGATGGGGCGGCCTTTGAGGTTAAGGACGGCTCGCTAGTTGCGGTTGGAGACGGCGACAGAAGGGAAGTCCAGGTCAGCGAGGTGCGGAAGGAGATAAGGGACTTTCTCCTCGGACCGTTTCCGTGGGATATGGAAGAGCTGTGGGAAAGATACTCCTCCGCGGGGCTGGGGAGGGAGTTCCTGCGCAATACGGCCCCAGTCAGGCTTCTCCTCAAGGTGGTCGGCTATGGAGGTAAACTGGAAGTTCGGGACTGACAGGGAAGCGCTCCTTTATAATCTCAAGGAACTTATGGAGAGCGGGGACATGGAATATTACCGCTCATCGATTCTACAGGATAAGGACTACCTCGTGATTAGCAGAGAAGTCCCCATCTTCTCGGCAGACTGCAGCATTCTGAGTGCCATCGAGGAGCTGGCGGCCTTCAATTTCTCCCTCCTTGGAATTAGCGGCCCTGTCGAACCGATCGAACTCCGGACGGGGCGCGTTGATGATTCACCATACCTCGGCGCCCTCACAGGGGGAAACCTCGAGCCGTTCTTCGACGAGCACCCCCTGCTTGGTCTCGGCTCCTACGACCCCTTCATAGACCTTCACCTCGCCTCAGACGGTGAAAGAATCCACGTCCTCTCGCTGGAATGGTACGGCCCGCACCAGTGGGTGTACGATGAGGTTCCGGTTGATGAGTGGTTCGACGGCACGGTTAGATTCATCGCGATGGCAGTCAGGGACATGGAGGCGATGAGGGAAACCCTCCTCCGCTTCGGCTACTCAAACTACCCTAGGACCCTCGGCCGGGCCAAAGCTCTACTGCGCCTCCTGCTCGACGCCCACCCGATCGACATCGACGCCTTGCCTCCCGCTTACGCCCCGTGGGAGGTGGAAGAAATCTCCCGGCTCACCTCCATGCTTCTGGCCAGGAACAACGTTGATGGTGCGCTGGCGGTAATCTCGACCCTCAGGAATCCAAACCATTTCCTCACGGCGGTCTTTGAGATAGGCTCCGACGTGCCTTTCAACGTGGTGGAGGAGTTTTACCGTCACCTTCCAGCCAGTTATGGGGAGAAGGCACTGGCCCATCTAGTTTACAGGATTACCTGGGGAGGACTCTACGACAGCGGACTGGAACTGGCCAGGGAGCTTGGAAGCGATGAGGCGTACCATTCCGCCGCCATAGCGCTGGTTCACTCCGGACTGCACGAGGCCGCTCTGAGAACGGCGGAAAGAATCGAAAACCGGTGGCGCAGGGGAGAGGTTCTCCTCAAAATCTATCTCGAGCGGCCGGAGCTGGCCGGGGAAATAAAGGAGAAGGCGCCGGAGCACGTGAGGGTCTTCATCGAGGAGAGGGAGAAAGGAGAACCCTGACCCTCTCCACCACCTCCCGCGCGTCCCTTCCGAAGACCAGAACCATCGGCTCCTTGCCCCAGTCGCCAAGGTGATATATCACGTCGGGCCTTTTTTCTGCCCTTCTTACGGCAGTCTCTATTCCCCACTCCATCGTTCCCCTCTCGGCTCTCTTTACATCCTCCGGCTCCTCCCGCCTGTTGTAGAAGGAAACCGCTAGGCCGAGCTTTTTGGCCCGCTCTATCAGCCCTTCCGAATAGCGCAGGTTCAGGACGGCTCTAACCTCTGGATAGAACTCTCGCATCTTAAGCAAAGCCCTCCTCAGGTGGTCGCTGGCGTTCAATTCGACCGGCCCGACGGGCTTTATCGTTTTTTCGTAGCGGACGATTCTGCCCTTCACCGCGAAGACCTCTCCAAGGGGAGTTGTTAGGGCGAAGTTGGTTCCCACCTCGGGAACGTGGGGGTTAAGTCTTTCACCAAGCTTCACGAGCTCTTCAACGGCCTTTTCAAGCTCCTCCCTTGCTCTAAAGCGGTGGGCATCCCTCTGGAGCTCCCAGAGTGGATTGACGGCCCTCGCTTCGGCTTTTGAGAACCGTATGGAGTTTTCGACGAAGCGCTTGGCCCTTTCTACAGCTTTAGGAAGCTCAAGGCCCTTCGTCAGAAAAGCGGCCAAAGCCGAGGAGAAGGCACAGCCCGTTCCGTGGGTGAAGCTATCAACTTTTCTTCCCTTAAATTCGAAGAACTCCCCGTTCCAGTGGAGGAGGTCGGTTAGGTCCAGGTGCCCGCCTTTGACTATCACCGCCTCTGCTCCAAGCTCCTCGGCGATGGCCTTTGCTGATTCCTTCATGTCCTCGAGGGAGTGGATTTTAAGACCGCTTAGAGCTTCGGCCTCCGGGACGTTTGGGGTAACTATTGAGCCCTTCACGAGGACCTTGAGCGACTCGAGGTCGTCAATGAGCCTCTCACCGGTGCTCGAAGCCATCACCGGATCGAAGACCCTCTTTAAGTCCTCCGTCTCCTTGGCGACGACCTTGGCTATCTCCCCGCTCCCAAGCATGCCCACTTTGACTGCCTTAATATCGAAGTGCCCCCTAACGGCCCGTATCTCCTCCCTCACGACCTCCGCTGGAAGGGAAAAATAGCCGGAAACCTTCTCGGGGTTCTGGTAGGTAACCGAAGTGAGAACCGGGAGCGGGTGCTCCCCTAAAGCCGAGACCGTCTCGATGTCCGCTTTTAGACCCGCTCCACCGCCGGTGTCGAGGCCGGCTACAATCAAAACGGCCATTCCATCACCTCAGCTTTTCGAGAATTTCGAAGGCCGCTTTCCTCCCGCTGAGGAACATTCCGCCGAATATCGGTCCCATTCTCGGCGCTCCGGCTATCGCGTTCGCGGCCATTCCGGTGACGTAGAGACCTAGGAAGATTTCCCTCGTATGCTCAACGGTCAGCTCTTCCCCCTTCTCTGCCCACATCGGGCCCTCCCCGGGAACCTCAATGAGGCCCCTCTTAACGAGGTGCTGACTTATCTGCGCACCGTGACCCGTTGAATCGATTACAAACTTCGCCTCGACGGTGAGCGGGTCCACGTGGAGGCCCGTCATGAGAACCGGCGTCCAGTTGATCACTATCCCGGCCACGCGGTCGTTTTTAACCACTAAGTCCTCGACCTCGACCATGTTGAATATCTTTACCCCGGCCTTCACCGCCTTGCTCGCTATCGTCGTTGCCGTCTCGATTGCATCTGCCACGTAGAGGCCTTTTCCGAAGGGCTTGTACGTTATCCCGAACTCGTCGAGGATTTCCCTCGCTTCCTCCTGCACGACTATTTTGTTGAAGCCCATCGCGCCGCCCCAGATTCCGCCGCCGATTGAGAGCTTCTTCTCGAATATCGCGACCTTCGCCCCGTTCTTGGCGAGGTAATAACCTGCCACCATTCCGGAGGGGCCTGCACCTACTATCGCTACATCAAGGCTTAAGCTCTCGAGAAGCTCCCCCGTGTAGGCCTCGATTATCGCCCTGCTTATCTCCATCTCCCTAAGCATCGCAACCACCCAAAACCTTTTAAGCCGCGGTAAAAACTAAGTTTTGAAATTTAAAAACTTTGTTATAAACGGGTTTTAAAACCGGGTGATGGGAATGACCCAGCTTGAGGAAGCAAAGCGGGGCGTAATCACGGAGGAGATGAAGTTCATCGCCGAGAGGGAAGGTATAGACCCCGAAAAGCTCAGGAGGAGCGTGGCCAAAGGACACACCGTCATCTTCCGCAACGTCCGCCACGACTGGGTGAAGCCGGTAGCTGTCGGGGAAGCTGTCCGCGTTAAAATCAACGCCAACATCGGCACCTCCCGCGACATTATAGACGTCGAGGCCGAGATAGAGAAGGCTAAGGTGGCCATAAGATACGGGGCAGACACCATAATGGACCTCTCCACCGGCGGTGACCTCGATGAAATAAGAAAGCGCATAATGCACGCCGTTGATGTGCCAATCGGCACCGTTCCAATCTACCAGGCCGCCGAGGAGATGCTAGCAAAGGGGAAGGCCATCATCGAGATGACCGAGGACGACATGTGGAGGGCCGTTGAGAAGCACTTCAAAGATGGAGTTGATTACACCACTATTCACGTTGGAGTAACCAGGGAAGTCGTCGAGAAGATGAAGCGGGTAAAGAGAGTTGTCGGCATGGTCTCGCGCGGAGGAACATTTTTGGCGGCATGGATACTTCACTGGGGCGAGGAGAACCCCTTCTACAGGGACTACGACTACCTCCTTGATCTGGCCAAGGAGTACGACGTCGTTCTCAGCCTCGGCGACGGGTTAAGACCGGGTGGACTTCCAGATGCCGGCGATGAGCTTCAAATAGCGGAACTCTACACCCTCGGGAGGCTCGTGAAGCACGCGAGGGAAGCCGGCGTTCAGACGATGGTCGAGGGGCCGGGCCACGTCCCGATTGACCAGATTCCGGCCCAGGTGAAGCTCGCCAAGGTTGCAACGGACAACGCGCCCTTCTACGTCCTCGGCCCGCTCGTCACGGATATCTTCCCGGGCTACGACCACATCACGGCGGCCATAGGCGGGGCGATAGCCGCTTTAAACGGCGCGGACTTCCTCTGCTACGTAACGCCGGCGGAGCACCTTGGACTGCCAACGGTGGAGCACGTGAGGGAGGGCGTGATTGCAGCAAGGATAGCAGCCCATGCGGTAAACCTGACGCGCTTCGAGGCGGACTTCAGGAAGGACTACCTCATGAGCGTCGCGAGGGGCAGGCTCGACTGGGCAAAGCAGTTCGAGCTGAGCGGGGACAGGGACAGGTTCATCGAGATAAGGAAGGAGAGGCCTACAAAGACCGAGGCCTGCTCGATGTGCGGTGACCTCTGCGCGATAAAGCTCATCAACGACATGCTGAGGAAGGGTGAGGCCGAGTGAGGCTCATCTACCGCGGCAAAACGAAGGACGTTTACGAGGATGGCCCGTATCTAGTCTTTTACTTCAAGGACTCCCTGCTGGGCGAAGACGGCAGAGAGGACACGGGTGGCAACGAGGTGATAGGCGAGAGACCAGGCAAGGGGAGTGCAGTTCTCGGGCAGACGGAGTTCTTCTTCAGCCTGCTGGAAAGGAACGGGATAAGGACCCACTTCGTCGAGCGGATTGACGAGCGGAGGGCGCGCTTTCTGAAGGCAGAGAGGATTCCGCTGGAGACTATATACCGCTTTAAGGCTTACGGAAGCTTCCTCAGGAGATACAGAGGCTGGGTGAAGTCCCTCCAAGAGCTGGGAATAGTTGAGTTCACCCTCAAGGACGACTCGCTCGGCGACCCCCTCATAACCGAAGAAGCAATATCACGGCTCGGTATAGCGAGCGAAGGGGAGCTGGAGAAAATGAAGGAGGTAACGAAAAGGGTCGCCGAAATCCTGGAGGAGTTCTTCTCCGCAAAGGGGCTTGAGCTAATAGACTTCAAGCTGGAGTTCGGCAGGCTGAATGGAGAGCTTCTGGTGATAGACGAGCTCAGCGGCGACACGATGCGCGTTATGAAGGGTGGAAGGCTTTTGAGCCAGGAAGAGCTCCTGGAGGTGGTAGAATGATAATCTCCACCATAGCTTCCCATTCCTCACTTCAGATACTCCTGGGGGCAAAGAGAGAGGGCTTCAGAACGAGGCTCTACGTCAAACCGGGCAGAAAGGCTTTCTATTCCTCCATCCCGCTTGTCGATGAAATCGTCGTAACGGAAAACATGAGGGAAGTACTCGGTGATGACGGCATCATCGTACCCCACGGCTCTTTCGTGGCATACCTTGGCATAGAGGCCATCGAGAAAGCAAGGGCTAAGTTCTTCGGCAACAAGCGTTTCCTCAAGTGGGAGACGACCTTTGAACTGCAGGATAAGGCCCTCGACGAGGCAGGGATTCCGATGGTTGAAGTCATCGAGCCCGAAGAGGCTAAGCCAGACGAGCTTTACTTTGTCCGCCTTGAGGGACCGAGGGGCGGAAGCGGGCACTTCTTGGCTTACGGTTATGAACTGGAGGAGAAGACCAAAGGCCTGAGCGAACCCTACAGGATTGAACGCTTCACAGACGGCGTTTACCTCTACGTCCACTTCTTCTATTCGCCGATTTCAAACCGTTTGGAGCTCTTTGGCGTTGATGAGCGCCTGGTCATCGCGGACGCAAACAAGAGGCGGCCCTTCAGGACCCTCCCATACACCATAGCAGGAAACAAGGCCGTAGCGCTGAGAGAGTCGCTCATTCCAGTGCTCTACGATTACGGATTGGCCTTCGTCGAGGCCATGGAGGAGCTTGAACCTCCCGGCATCATAGGTCCCTTCGCCCTCCACTTCGCCTACAATGGTGAATTCCGCTGCATAGGCTTCGCCTCGCGCATAGACGGCGGCAGCAATGCCAAACACTGGTACTCGGCCCTCTACTGGGAGAGGTCGATGCTCATGGGCGAGAGGATAGCGCGCGAGATTAAGTTCGCCCTCGAGGAGGACCGCCTTAAGGAGGTGGTAACTTGACGTACACGGGTAGAACTCTGGGAATTGGCCTGATGAACGGCGAGCCCTTCGCCTTTTATTTGCTCTGCTCCCGCTCCTTCCCGAAGAGAAAGGCCATCTTTAAAGGGAGGGCAGTTTACATCGAGAACATGACGGAGACGGACAACCCCTACGTCAGCTACCCCGTGGTGAGGCTCCTCGATGACTATGCCGTCGTCACCAACGGCCTCCAGACGGACTTTATCGCTCAAACCCTTGAGTGGGAGAGCCCGAGGAAAGCCCTGGTTCATGTCCTGGATGCACTCGACTACGAGCGCGATTCCTACTCAACTCCGAGAATAGCTGGGATAGTTGAACACGGAAACGGTAAGGGCTGGCTGGGCTTCGCCGGCAGGGATGAGTTCTGGGTCAAATCGCTGGAGCTTAAAGATGGGAAGGCCTTCGTAACGGCAACCTACAACCTTAGCTTTGCTGAACTTGACTTTCCAGCCTTTGAGAGCGCTGAGGAGCTTGCCGAGAAGGCCATAGAGTTGCCCTTCGAGAAGAAGGTTCTGGCGATTGGGGTCGCGGCGGAGAAAAAGGGGTGGGGGCTGGCAGTCAGCCCCTAACCGAAAAGGCCTCCTCCAGCTCCCCCTCAAGCGGCTCTGCCCTGGTGGCGAGGCTCACGAGCACCATCACCACGGCCGACACCAGCGCCCCGCTGACGTAGATGTACTCCCAGTACTGGAAGGACACGACACCGGTTATTCCGAGCACCGCGGTCAGGGAACCTGCTGCCATACCCGCCAGAGCGCCCTCTTTCGTGGCCCGTCTCCAGTAAATGCCGAGCACGAGGGGTATGAAGACGCCGGAGGTATACACGTCGTAGGAGTATATCAGCAGCTCCACGATTCCCTGGATGGTGAGCGCCGCTGCCAGGGACAGCAGGCCGATGGCGACAGTGGTTATCACCGAAAGGTTCAGCAGCTTCTTTTCGTCGGCTTCGGGATTGATGAAGCTGGCGTATATGTCCCTCACCACGTGGGATGTTGCCGCTGATAGTAGGGAATCGGCGGTGCTCATCACCGCGGCCAGAACGGCCGCCACGAAGATTGCCCCCACGCCGTTCCCGAAAACTGTGATGACCAGCGCGGGCACGGCGGTCTTCGGTGAGTTTATTATTGACTCCGGGTTGCCTGAGAGAGCTATAGCGAGCATGCCTGCAAGTGCCGGCAGGAAAGAGAGTGCCATAAGCAGAGCACCGGCGTATATCGCGCCCCTCCTTGCTGTCTTCTCGTCCTTCGCTGCGAACAGCCTCTGATAAAAGTCCTGGCCAATGAGGGTGTACATTACCGTGGCCAGGAGCGTCAGGGCCAGGAGAGATACTCCCAGCGAGGTGAGGCTGAAGTAGCTTGAGGCCGGCTGGGGAAGGCCTTGGATGCCCTCCAGTGCACCCCTCAGACCGGTTATTCCCCCCACCTTTATGAGGCCGAGAACCACGGCCACGAAGATTCCAACGCTTCCGATGATTACCTGAACGAAATCCGTAAGTGCCACCGCCCACAGTCCTGAAAAGGCAGTGTAGGCTATGAAGACCAGCGTCGCAAGCACCGCTCCAGCCGTGCCGGGCAGTCCAATCGCCTCGAAGATCGCCGAGGCTGCCCAGACCTGTGCCCCCAGTATGCCAACGAGCGCCAGGAGCGACAGCAGGGCGGCGAGTAAACGGATGGTCTTGCTCCTATAACGCATCTCCAGAACGTCCGGCACGGTGTAAAGTGCCAGCGTGCGCATGGGCCTTGCAAGGGTCAGACCGAGAACCAGAAGCCCCAGGCCACAGGCGAAGCCGTACCAAATTCCACCTAACCCATACGTTGCTCCCCAGCTAGCTCCGCCCAGGATGAAAGCCACCACCATAGTGAGTGGCTGCAAGGGTTCCTACGCTGAGTCCCAGTCCCAGCCTTCTTCCGGCAAGCAGGAAGTCGACCGAGGTTCTGATATACTTCCGCGCGTACGCTGATATCGCTAGCATCGCTCCCATGTAAACCGCTATTGTCGTCCATATCACGTCCATTTCCGACACCTCGATGCGACGGTCGAGAAAGATCCCGTCCCAATATAACTTTTTTCCATGAAATCATGTAACAATGGCGAAATGGACAACTTACTTGCGGCTATTTCTGTCGTTCTGACACATTACAGTTCGAGTTTCACCGATACCCTTATTAGCGTTAAGGCTGTCATCTTAATGGTGGTTTTCATGGAAGACACTCACGCATGGATGGAGAACCTCGAAGATGAGCGGGTTATCAGGCTCGTTGAGGAGGAGAACAAGCGCTTCAGGGAGTTCATTGGGGAGCTGAGCGATGAACTGTTCCCGGAGGTATGGGAGTACTATTCGATGCCGGCCCTCTACGGCGCAAAGCTCACCGATAAGGGCACCATAGCGATGTACAAGGAGAGGGAAAGACAGCTCATCAGATGGCTCGGTGGAGAGGTCATAGTCGACTCCACGGCCCTTGAGGAGGAGCTCAACGACGAGGTTCTGCTCCAGGGCTTCACAGCCGATGAAAAGGGAAGGTTCCTGGCTTACAGCTTCTCGATAGGTGGGGCAGACGAGGGGATAACGAGAATCGTAGACCTCAAAACCGGAAGGCTCGTCGACGAGATGAAGCCCTCGGTCTGGAACGTGACCTTTCTTGGGGACGGCTACTACTTTTCCCGCTTCTACCGGCACGGTGAAACGCCCGATGGCGTTAAGGCTCCAGCGGTGAGGCTCTTCTGGAAGGACGGCAGTGGAGAGAGAATGGTCTTCGGGGAGGGTCTCGGCTCCGGCTACTTCATCTCGCTGAGGAAGAGCACCGACGGAAAGACTGCGATGGTAACCGTGACCTTCGGCTGGAACAGGGCGGAGATATACGTCGGGCCGATTGAGGAGCCGGGAATGTGGAAGAAGGCCTATTCGGCGGAGGTGCCTGCGGAGCCGATTGACGTGATCGACGGAAAGCTCTACGTCCTCACGAGGGAAGGAAAGGGCCTCGGAAAGGTTATAACGGTAGAAGACGGCGAAGTTACCGAGATCATCCCTGAAGGGGAATTCCCGCTGGAGTGGGCGATCATCGTGGACGGCAAAATCCTCACCGGCAGGCTCGTCCACGCGAGCCACCGGCTTGAGGTCTACTCGCTCGATGGAGAAAAGCTTGACGAAGTAACTTTTGACCTCCCGGGAAGCGTCTATCCACTCGACACCGACGGGAAGAGAGCTTTACTCCGCTACGAGAGCTTCACGGTTCCGTACAGGCTCTACGGGTTTGACGGGAAGCTCAACCTCATAGAGGGGCAAGAAGTTGAAGGGGACTTCAGGGTCGAGGAGGACTTTGCCGTCTCCAAAGACGGGACGAGGGTTCACTACTTCCTCGTTAAGGGAACCAGAGATGAGAAGAAGGCGTGGGTCTTCGGCTACGGCGGCTTCAACATTTCACTGACGCCCCGCTTCTTTCCTCAAGCGATACCCTTCATAAAGCGCGGCGGAACCTTCGCCATGGCCAACCTCCGCGGCGGTTCCGAGTACGGCGAGGAGTGGCACAGGGCAGGAATGAGGGAGAACAAAGGGAACGTCTTCGATGACTTCATAGCGGTTCTCGGCAAGCTCAAGGCAGAAGGCTATAGAGTTGCCGCATGGGGCAGGAGCAACGGTGGGCTTCTGGTCTCGGCAACGCTCGTCCAGCGGCCGGACGTGATGGACGCGGCGCTGATAGGCTATCCCGTCATAGATATGATGCGCTTCCACAAGCTCTACATCGGAAGCGTCTGGATTCCCGAGTACGGAAACCCCGACGACCCAGAGGACAGGGAGTTTCTGCTGAAGTACAGTCCCTACCACAACGTGAAAAAGCAAAAGTATCCGCCGACGCTCATCTACACCGGTCTCCACGACGACCGCGTGCATCCCGCCCATGCTCTTAAGTTCTTTGCCAGGATGAAGGAAGTCAGTAAAGATGTTTACCTCCGCGTGGAGACGAAGAGCGGCCACATGGGTGCCTCGCCGGAAACGAGGGCGAGGGAGCTGACCGACCTCGTGGCCTTTGTGGTTAAGATGCTGTGGCTCTAACATCTTTTTTCTTTTCCACCAAAAAATGTCCGCTGAACTTCGTTCTTCGGGGGACCGTGCCTCGAAAAGTTCTTATATTTGGGGCGATAACTAACGTTTGGGGTAGACCATGGATATATCAAAAATCTCAACGGGAATCCCTGGCCTGGACTCCATGCTTCAGGGAGGGCTTATACCCGGCAGAGTCTATCTTGTCAAAGGGGCTCCTGGAACCGGTAAGACCACCCTAGCCATGCACTTTGCAATGGCAGGCGTTGCCAATGGTGAAAACGTCCTCTACGTTACCCTGGAGGAGCCCGCCGAAAACCTGAAGGTGGATATGACCCGTATGGGCTTTAATCTCCGCGATCCGCGGTTTACTCTCATCGATGCGACCCCTACGGCAGAGCGCTACGTACTGATAAGCGACTTCTTTGAGGAGTTCGCGGCGAACATCGAGAAAATGGCGGACGCCATCAAACGCCAGTTCCAGGAGAGACGTTATACCAGAATAGTCATAGACCCCATCACAATGCTCAAGATGACCGCAACGAAAGAGACGGAGTACCGCAAGGCGTTCCTGAGCTTCGTTAAAAGCATGATACGGTTAAAAACCACAGTTCTGCTCACCTCCGAACTGGAAAGGACGGATATAGAGGAGTACCTTGTGAACGGGGTTATCGAGCTTAAAGTGTTTGAAGTGGGCGGCAGGCTCTCGAGGGGAATACGGATAACCAAGCTCAGAGGTAGTGGTTTCGACGACGCAATCCGACAGTACGAGATAACCGACCATGGTATGGTCGTGTATCACGACCGTATGGTATCTCTGCCGTGAGCATTAAAAGCCACCGCCTGTCGATTAAACATCCGCTTTAATCATTTCGAAAGCTATTTCTGGTGGCAAGCGTGCAGGAGGATATTGGGGCGCTGAGGGGGCCATAGAGGAGTTCAACAGACCTCACGGAAGCGAGGCCACGGCGAGGGTGCTGGAGGTTCGGGGGGACGAGATCATCATCGAGTTCTCCGGTTCCTTCTGTGCTACATGCGGGCTGTACGACTACTTCGACGACATAAAGTGGGAGGCTATGGACCTCGGCCTGAAAATCGAGCCCGTGGATGTTTTGGAGGCCGATGAAGACGAGTTCGAGCGTGGCAGGTATGTAGTGAGGTACAGGATTGGAAAATCCCCTCCTTAGAACTCCCGGATAAAGATTAAAAGCCCCCCACCGGAATCCCCAACATGAACCCGCTCATCTCTGGTCTCGTCGTCATCTTCCTCTGGGACGGCTACTTCTTCTTCAATTACATAACTAGCCTTTTCAGGAATTACAGAATTATGGAATGGAAGCCCAGGGTCTCCATAATAATCCCCGCCTACAACGAAGGGGAGAGAGTTCTCAGGGCCATAAAGTCGGCCCTTGCCCAGGATTACCGGGACTTTGAAGTCATAGTGGTCGACGATGGAAGCGAGGACAACACTTTTGAGATCGCTTCCTCGGTCAAGAGCGCCAGGTTGAAGGTTTACAGGGTGGAACACGGAGGAAAGGCCAAAGCTTTAAACTTCGGCCTCTCGAAGGCTTCCGGCGAGGTTATAGTAACGACCGACGCCGACAGT belongs to Thermococcus camini and includes:
- a CDS encoding formate--phosphoribosylaminoimidazolecarboxamide ligase: MIISTIASHSSLQILLGAKREGFRTRLYVKPGRKAFYSSIPLVDEIVVTENMREVLGDDGIIVPHGSFVAYLGIEAIEKARAKFFGNKRFLKWETTFELQDKALDEAGIPMVEVIEPEEAKPDELYFVRLEGPRGGSGHFLAYGYELEEKTKGLSEPYRIERFTDGVYLYVHFFYSPISNRLELFGVDERLVIADANKRRPFRTLPYTIAGNKAVALRESLIPVLYDYGLAFVEAMEELEPPGIIGPFALHFAYNGEFRCIGFASRIDGGSNAKHWYSALYWERSMLMGERIAREIKFALEEDRLKEVVT
- a CDS encoding IMP cyclohydrolase is translated as MTYTGRTLGIGLMNGEPFAFYLLCSRSFPKRKAIFKGRAVYIENMTETDNPYVSYPVVRLLDDYAVVTNGLQTDFIAQTLEWESPRKALVHVLDALDYERDSYSTPRIAGIVEHGNGKGWLGFAGRDEFWVKSLELKDGKAFVTATYNLSFAELDFPAFESAEELAEKAIELPFEKKVLAIGVAAEKKGWGLAVSP
- a CDS encoding sodium:solute symporter family protein, translated to MVVAFILGGASWGATYGLGGIWYGFACGLGLLVLGLTLARPMRTLALYTVPDVLEMRYRSKTIRLLAALLSLLALVGILGAQVWAASAIFEAIGLPGTAGAVLATLVFIAYTAFSGLWAVALTDFVQVIIGSVGIFVAVVLGLIKVGGITGLRGALEGIQGLPQPASSYFSLTSLGVSLLALTLLATVMYTLIGQDFYQRLFAAKDEKTARRGAIYAGALLMALSFLPALAGMLAIALSGNPESIINSPKTAVPALVITVFGNGVGAIFVAAVLAAVMSTADSLLSAATSHVVRDIYASFINPEADEKKLLNLSVITTVAIGLLSLAAALTIQGIVELLIYSYDVYTSGVFIPLVLGIYWRRATKEGALAGMAAGSLTAVLGITGVVSFQYWEYIYVSGALVSAVVMVLVSLATRAEPLEGELEEAFSVRG
- a CDS encoding prolyl oligopeptidase family serine peptidase, whose protein sequence is MEDTHAWMENLEDERVIRLVEEENKRFREFIGELSDELFPEVWEYYSMPALYGAKLTDKGTIAMYKERERQLIRWLGGEVIVDSTALEEELNDEVLLQGFTADEKGRFLAYSFSIGGADEGITRIVDLKTGRLVDEMKPSVWNVTFLGDGYYFSRFYRHGETPDGVKAPAVRLFWKDGSGERMVFGEGLGSGYFISLRKSTDGKTAMVTVTFGWNRAEIYVGPIEEPGMWKKAYSAEVPAEPIDVIDGKLYVLTREGKGLGKVITVEDGEVTEIIPEGEFPLEWAIIVDGKILTGRLVHASHRLEVYSLDGEKLDEVTFDLPGSVYPLDTDGKRALLRYESFTVPYRLYGFDGKLNLIEGQEVEGDFRVEEDFAVSKDGTRVHYFLVKGTRDEKKAWVFGYGGFNISLTPRFFPQAIPFIKRGGTFAMANLRGGSEYGEEWHRAGMRENKGNVFDDFIAVLGKLKAEGYRVAAWGRSNGGLLVSATLVQRPDVMDAALIGYPVIDMMRFHKLYIGSVWIPEYGNPDDPEDREFLLKYSPYHNVKKQKYPPTLIYTGLHDDRVHPAHALKFFARMKEVSKDVYLRVETKSGHMGASPETRARELTDLVAFVVKMLWL
- a CDS encoding RAD55 family ATPase, encoding MDISKISTGIPGLDSMLQGGLIPGRVYLVKGAPGTGKTTLAMHFAMAGVANGENVLYVTLEEPAENLKVDMTRMGFNLRDPRFTLIDATPTAERYVLISDFFEEFAANIEKMADAIKRQFQERRYTRIVIDPITMLKMTATKETEYRKAFLSFVKSMIRLKTTVLLTSELERTDIEEYLVNGVIELKVFEVGGRLSRGIRITKLRGSGFDDAIRQYEITDHGMVVYHDRMVSLP